Proteins found in one Triticum urartu cultivar G1812 chromosome 4, Tu2.1, whole genome shotgun sequence genomic segment:
- the LOC125552777 gene encoding sucrose transport protein SUT1-like: MARGGGNGEVELSVGVGGGGAGAGGADAPAVDISLGRLILAGMVAGGVQYGWALQLSLLTPYVQTLGLSHALTSFMWLCGPIAGLVVQPCVGLYSDKCTSRWGRRRPFILTGCILICIAVVVVGFSADIGAALGDSKEECSLYHGPRWHAAIVYVLGFWLLDFSNNTVQGPARALMADLSAQHGPSAANSIFCSWMALGNILGYSSGSTNNWHKWFPFLRTRACCEACANLKGAFLVAVLFLAFCLVITVIFAKEIPYKAIAPLPTKANGQVEVEPTGPLAVFKGFKNLPPGMPSVLLVTGLTWLSWFPFILYDTDWMGREIYHGDPKGTPDEANAFQAGVRAGAFGLLLNSVVLGFSSFLIEPLCKRLGPRVVWVSSNFLVCLSMAAICIISWWATQDLHGYIQHAITASKEIKIVSLALFAFLGIPLAILYSVPFAVTAQLAANRGGGQGLCTGVLNIAIVIPQVIIAVGAGPWDELFGKGNIPAFGVASAFALIGGIVGIFLLPKISRRQFRAVSGGGH, encoded by the exons atggcgcgcggcggcggcaaCGGCGAGGTGGAGCTCTCGGTGGGGGTCGGCGgaggcggcgccggcgccggcggggCGGACGCCCCCGCCGTGGACATCAGCCTCGGCAGGCTCATCCTCGCCGGCATGGTCGCCGGCGGCGTGCAGTACGGATGGGCGCTCCAGCTCTCCCTGCTCACCCCCTACGTCCAG ACTCTGGGACTTTCGCATGCTCTGACTTCATTCATGTGGCTCTGCGGCCCTATTGCTGGATTAGTG GTTCAACCATGCGTTGGGCTCTACAGTGACAAGTGCACTTCAAGATGGGGAAGACGCAGACCGTTCATTCTGACAGGATGTATCCTCATCTGCATTGCT GTCGTGGTCGTCGGCTTCTCGGCTGACATTGGAGCTGCTCTGGGTGACAGCAAGGAAGAGTGCAG TCTCTATCATGGGCCTCGTTGGCACGCTGCAATTGTGTATGTTCTTGGATTCTGGCTCCTTGACTTCTCCAACAACACAGTGCAA GGACCAGCGCGTGCTCTGATGGCTGATTTATCAG CCCAGCATGGACCCAGTGCAGCAAATTCAATCTTCTGTTCTTGGATGGCACTGGGAAATATCCTAGGATACTCATCTGGTTCCACAAATAACTGGCACAA GTGGTTTCCGTTCCTCCGGACAAGGGCTTGCTGTGAAGCCTGCGCAAATCTGAAAGGCGCATTTCTGGTGGCAGTG CTGTTCCTGGCCTTCTGTTTGGTGATAACCGTGATCTTCGCCAAGGAGATACCGTACAAGGCGATTGCGCCCCTCCCAACAAAGGCCAATGGCCAGGTTGAAGTCGAGCCCACCGGGCCGCTCGCCGTCTTCAAAGGCTTCAAGAACTTGCCTCCTGGAATGCCGTCAGTGCTCCTCGTCACCGGCCTCACCTGG CTGTCCTGGTTCCCCTTCATCCTGTACGACACCGACTGGATGGGTCGTGAGATCTACCACGGTGACCCCAAGGGAACCCCCGACGAGGCCAACGCGTTCCAGGCAGGTGTCAGGGCCGGGGCGTTCGGCCTGCTACTCAACTCG GTCGTCCTGGGGTTCAGCTCGTTCCTGATCGAGCCGCTGTGCAAGAGGCTAGGCCCGCGGGTGGTGTGGGTGTCAAGCAACTTCCTCGTCTGCCTCTCCATGGCCGCCATTTGCATCATAAGCTGGTGGGCCACTCAGGACCTGCATGGGTACATCCAGCACGCCATCACCGCCAGCAAGGAGATCAAGATCGTCTCCCTCGCCCTCTTCGCCTTCCTCGGAATCCCTCTCGCC ATTCTGTACAGTGTCCCTTTCGCGGTGACGGCGCAGCTGGCGGCGAACAGAGGCGGTGGCCAAG GGCTGTGCACGGGCGTGCTGAACATCGCCATCGTGATACCCCAGGTGATCATCGCGGTGGGGGCGGGGCCGTGGGACGAGCTGTTCGGCAAGGGCAACATCCCGGCGTTCGGCGTGGCGTCCGCCTTCGCGCTCATCGGCGGCATCGTCGGCATATTCCTGCTGCCCAAGATCTCCAGGCGCCAGTTCCGGGCCGTCAGCGGCGGCGGTCACTGA